The following DNA comes from Nitrospirota bacterium.
CGCCTTTAGAGAGCATGGAGTGTTTTTTAATTGTGCCTTTGACTTTCTTAAGAAGTTTCATTAAGCGTATCCGGAAGGCTTTAGGTTCTGGAAAACTCCCTCTGAAATTTTCTTGACAGCATATTTTATGGATGTATTATGTATTATATATAAGTATGGGGTCAATAAGTGCCCCAGGAAACAAGAAAAATGAAGGAGGTACTGAAATGGCTAAGCAAAATTGTTGGGAATTTAAAAAATGTGGGAGAGAACCTAACGGAGCAAAGGTCAATGAACTTGGAGTATGCCCTGCTGCGACCTTTACTGCAACAGATGGATTTTGCGGTGGTAAAAATGGTGGAAGGGCTTGTGCATATATAACAGGTACATTTTGCGCTGGGATCATTCAAGGAACATACAGGGAAAAAGAAAAGAATTGCACAGTATGTGATTTCTATAAGATATTGCGACAGGAACATGGAAATGAAATGACTTATCTTTCGTTCAGTACCTACGTCAGAGGAAAATAAGGGGGGTACTCTATTTTCGTCCCCTTCATCCTTATCTATGTTTTAGGGGATATCTTGACCATTTCTATGGGTTGTTCCCTGCCACAGTGTTTGCAAACTATTGCATCTTCTTTAATAATCTCTGCACAGTAGGGACACTTTTTGGTATATCCTTTAGATACCAGGGGTGGAAGCACTGCAAGAACAACAATAAGTAACGGAACAATCGCACATAGTATAAACCACCCTAACGGGTTGCGACCTTTTCTTACGGCTATAATGCTCCCTATAATGCCTGCGATGATAAGCAGTAAGACATATCTAAACAATGAGATTCTCTACCTTTTTATTTCTTCTGTTTTTGTATCTCACCTACACCAATAAATGGTATCGCTCCGCC
Coding sequences within:
- a CDS encoding zinc ribbon domain-containing protein, which translates into the protein MLIIAGIIGSIIAVRKGRNPLGWFILCAIVPLLIVVLAVLPPLVSKGYTKKCPYCAEIIKEDAIVCKHCGREQPIEMVKISPKT